The following proteins are co-located in the Silene latifolia isolate original U9 population chromosome 1, ASM4854445v1, whole genome shotgun sequence genome:
- the LOC141595499 gene encoding ataxin-3 homolog — translation MEGSSNGGMLYHEVQEAKLCAVHCVNTVLQGPFFSEFDLAALAADLDRKERQMMTQGTTVGDFNAEVSHNVSLGGDFSIQVLQKALEVWDLQVIPLDSPVAEPAQIDPELENGFICHLQDHWFCIRKVNGEWYNFDSLYAAPEHLSKFYLSAYLDSLKGAGWSIFLVRGNFPKECPLSSSEASNGFGQWLTPEDCVKILKACNTKGQSSRTNDRPARQPSGQFNSLSEAELLAMEDEDLEAAIAASLMDSTPPVIDSTPSEPSAKKSETD, via the exons ATGGAGGGATCCAGCAATGGAGGAATGTTATACCACGAAGTACAAGAAGCAAAACTTTGCGCAGTACATTGTGTGAATACAGTATTACAAGGTCCTTTTTTCAGCGAATTTGATTTGGCCGCTCTCGCCGCTGATCTTGATCGCAAAGAAAGACAGATGATGACTCAAGGTACTActgttggtgattttaatgctgaGGTTTCTCATAATGTTTCGCTTGGCGGCGATTTTAGTATTCAG GTCCTCCAGAAGGCTTTGGAGGTTTGGGATCTTCAGGTGATCCCCTTGGACTCGCCAGTGGCTGAGCCAGCCCAAATCGATCCGGAGCTAGAAAATGGCTTTATTTGCCATCTACAGGATCACTGGTTTTGTATTAGAAAGGTAAATGGGGAATGGTATAATTTTGACAGTTTATATGCAGCTCCCGAGCATCTTTCCAAGTTCTACCTTTCCGCTTATCTGGACTCTCTAAAAGGCGCTggctggagtatcttccttgtgAGAGGAAACTTTCCAAAGGAGTGTCCACTCTCTTCTTCAGAAGCTTCTAACGGATTTGGTCAATGGTTGACTCCTGAAGATTGTGTTAAAATTTTGAAAGCCTGCAATACGAAAGGTCAGTCATCACGTACCAATGATCGCCCTGCACGTCAGCCATCAGGTCAATTTAATTCACTTTCTGAGGCCGAGCTTCTTGCCATGGAGGATGAAGATTTAGAAGCCGCCATTGCTGCAAGCTTGATGGACTCAACTCCTCCCGTGATTGATTCCACTCCCAGCGAGCCTTCAGCAAAGAAGTCAGAGACCGACTGA
- the LOC141595470 gene encoding reticulon-like protein B12 isoform X1: MGSSDRLFNRKKTVHQILGGGFVADVALWRQRNISTGIMIMGVSVWLVFERSGYTILSLSSSVLLLLITILFVWSKAASLLNRPAPPLPDLYLTEEMVAEAGEFARTQLNSLVSTCRNVALGKDSRLFVRVVACLLLIFAVGSLTDFVSLCYICLVLLLTIPVLYEKYEDQIDKKAIFVYRTVQQMCLKIEEYISMLRKLDLEKIQ, encoded by the exons ATGGGTTCATCAGATCGGTTGTTTAACAGGAAGAAAACTGTACATCAGATTCTTGGCGGTGGCTTTG TGGCTGATGTGGCGCTTTGGAGGCAAAGAAATATAAGCACAGGGATAATGATAATGGGAGTATCAGTATGGTTAGTGTTTGAGAGATCTGGATATACAATACTGTCATTGAGTTCTAGTGTTTTGCTACTCTTGATCACCATTCTTTTTGTCTGGTCCAAAGCCGCTTCCCTTCTTAACAG ACCTGCACCACCTTTACCAGATTTATATCTGACAGAAGAAATGGTAGCTGAAGCCGGAGAGTTTGCTCGTACACAGCTTAACTCTCTAGTCTCAACCTGTCGAAATGTTGCTCTTGGAAAAGATTCAAGGCTATTTGTCAGAGTTGTTGCCTGCCTCTTACTCATTTTCGCAGTTGGAAGCTTGACTGATTTTGTCTCCCTATGCTATATTT GCCTGGTTCTACTACTCACAATTCCAGTACTCTATGAGAAGTATGAAGATCAGATCGATAAGAAAGCGATTTTTGTATACAGGACAGTGCAACAGATGTGCCTCAAAATAGAGGAATATATATCCATGTTGAGAAAGTTGGATCTTGAAAAGATACAATAA
- the LOC141595470 gene encoding reticulon-like protein B12 isoform X2, whose translation MIMGVSVWLVFERSGYTILSLSSSVLLLLITILFVWSKAASLLNRPAPPLPDLYLTEEMVAEAGEFARTQLNSLVSTCRNVALGKDSRLFVRVVACLLLIFAVGSLTDFVSLCYICLVLLLTIPVLYEKYEDQIDKKAIFVYRTVQQMCLKIEEYISMLRKLDLEKIQ comes from the exons ATGATAATGGGAGTATCAGTATGGTTAGTGTTTGAGAGATCTGGATATACAATACTGTCATTGAGTTCTAGTGTTTTGCTACTCTTGATCACCATTCTTTTTGTCTGGTCCAAAGCCGCTTCCCTTCTTAACAG ACCTGCACCACCTTTACCAGATTTATATCTGACAGAAGAAATGGTAGCTGAAGCCGGAGAGTTTGCTCGTACACAGCTTAACTCTCTAGTCTCAACCTGTCGAAATGTTGCTCTTGGAAAAGATTCAAGGCTATTTGTCAGAGTTGTTGCCTGCCTCTTACTCATTTTCGCAGTTGGAAGCTTGACTGATTTTGTCTCCCTATGCTATATTT GCCTGGTTCTACTACTCACAATTCCAGTACTCTATGAGAAGTATGAAGATCAGATCGATAAGAAAGCGATTTTTGTATACAGGACAGTGCAACAGATGTGCCTCAAAATAGAGGAATATATATCCATGTTGAGAAAGTTGGATCTTGAAAAGATACAATAA
- the LOC141595462 gene encoding mitochondrial uncoupling protein 1 yields the protein MSPPATDSNISFPGILASSAFAACFAEVCTIPLDTAKVRLQLQKKSVGDAAALPKYRGMLGTVGTIAREEGLASLWKGIVPGLHRQCLYGGLRIGLYDPVKTLYVGKDHVGEVPLTKKILAGLTTGAVGIAIANPTDLVKVRLQSEGKLAPGVPRRYTGALNAYTTIYKQEGLAALWTGLGPNVARNAIINAAELASYDQVKETILKIPGFTDNVLTHLLSGLGAGFVAVCIGSPIDVVKSRMMGDPTYTSTIDCFVKTLKNDGPLAFYKGFIPNFGRLGSWNVIMFLTLEQAKKFVKSIESP from the exons ATGTCGCCGCCGGCAACTGATTCTAACATCTCCTTCCCCGGAATTTTGGCTAGTAGCGCTTTTGCTGCTTGCTTCGCCGAG GTGTGCACCATCCCTTTGGACACTGCGAAAGTTAGGCTTCAGCTTCAGAAAAAATCTGTTGGAGATGCGGCTGCTTTACCGAAATATAGGGGCATGTTAGGTACAGTTGGCACCATTGCCAGGGAAGAAGGGCTGGCATCTCTCTGGAAAGGAATCGTGCCGGGTTTGCATCGACAATGTTTGTATGGTGGTCTGAGGATCGGATTGTATGACCCT GTTAAGACATTATATGTGGGCAAAGACCATGTTGGCGAGGTTCCTTTGACCAAAAAGATACTTGCTGGACTTACAACTG gTGCTGTCGGAATCGCGATTGCTAATCCTACGGATCTTGTGAAAGTCCGTCTTCAATCTGAGGGAAAGTTGGCTCCTGGTGTGCCAAGACGTTATACTGGAGCGTTAAATGCATATACCACAATTTACAAGCAG GAAGGACTTGCTGCTCTATGGACTGGTCTAGGACCTAATGTTGCACGGAATGCTATTATAAATGCAGCTGAACTGGCTAGTTACGATCAAGTGAAGGAG ACAATTCTGAAGATACCGGGATTCACAGATAATGTTCTCACCCATCTGCTTTCGGGTCTTGGAGCAGGATTTGTTGCTGTTTGCATTGGCTCGCCAATTGATGTG GTCAAATCCAGAATGATGGGAGATCCTACATACACAAGTACAATAGATTGTTTTGTCAAGACCTTGAAGAATGAT GGTCCTCTTGCATTTTACAAGGGCTTCATTCCAAATTTTGGACGCTTGGGCTCATGGAATGTCATAATGTTCTTAACCTTAGAACAG GCAAAGAAGTTCGTGAAAAGTATCGAGTCACCTTAA